A portion of the Rhizoctonia solani chromosome 6, complete sequence genome contains these proteins:
- a CDS encoding Fungal specific transcription factor domain yields the protein MPRRHSLSVNDGEIYSYDPNQPEDTLAAEHPALNSAIFIDNLPLTIDEWPLELPPKPLLLHLVDIFFTCYPNARRAIHRPTLMVQLLANPASPFFPFIPLLHAICTAAAIYSPLVETTPPPNLHADDIFLGQTLVDRGRNLSFEEQHIILCQYQCRVAAREGRNLLGVIQSSVIGAWWAFSCWNDSIQDVLDGSNFGNPLPNKIREKVLVGPPNTETDVELRRNIFWLAYCLERYHLFSSPWVFDISDEDVYQTLPGTLEAFESGFDDGQERQTILSKDLFSNHYSNQDDFTMCNPIISGIMAFAFSER from the exons ATGCCTAGGCGCCATTCGCTTTCAGTCAACGATGGTGAAATCTATTCATATGATCCAAATCAACCAGAGGACACTCTCGCGGCGGAACATCCTGCTCTTAATTCCGCGATATTCATTGACAACCTCCCACTCACTATTGACGAATGGCCGTTAGAACTACCTCCTAAACCCTTGCTGCTTCATCTTGTCGACATATTTTTTACTTGCTACCCGAACGCGCGGCGTGCTATTCACCGGCCAACTCTTATGGTTCAGCTTTTGGCTAACCCTGCCTCGCCATTTTTTCCTTTCATACCTCTTCTTCACGCCATCTGTACTGCAGCTGCAATTTACTCGCCACTGGTCGAAACTACCCCGCCACCCAACTTACACGCTGACGACATCTTTCTGGGTCAGACACTAGTAGATCGGGGACGAAATCTAAGCTTTGAAGAACAACATATAATTCTATGCCAATATCAGTGTCGAGTAGCCGCAAGAGAGGGCAGAAACCTACTTGGTGTGATACAAT CCTCTGTCATTGGTGCCTGGTGGGCGTTCTC TTGTTGGAACGATTCGATTCAAGATGTGCTCGATGGTTCGAATTTTGGA AACCCATTGCCAAACAAAATCCGTGAAAAGGTACTTGTTGGGCCACCGAACACGGAGACGGACGTCGAGCTCAGACGGAACATATTTTGGCTCGCATATTGTTTAGAAAGGTACCATTTATTCTCAAGCCCTTGGG TTTTTGATATTAGTGATGAGGATGTCTATCAAACGCTACCAGGAACGTTAGAAGCATTTGAATCTGGT tttgatgatggccaagaGCGACAGACCATCCTGTCCAAGGATTTGTTTTCGAATCACTACAGCAATCAGgatgattttacaat GTGCAATCCTATTATCTCGGGTATCATGGCCTTTGCTTTCTCAGAACGATGA